Proteins encoded together in one Coffea arabica cultivar ET-39 chromosome 2c, Coffea Arabica ET-39 HiFi, whole genome shotgun sequence window:
- the LOC140035175 gene encoding uncharacterized protein isoform X1, with translation MTAAKQKIDSHSSPTSCTSFESSRSSIASNNYQLCMENYNQHQMNEKLQWTSTMDFNFITTYVEWKQTKKWDNHKTNDQNYDMLATCLREQFEMQVTGGQCQSRMYRFRKKWNVFANLRGLSSKTETGIGWDEENNCFTASDEHWAQMEAVNKEYKDFKLAGSCFLYDLYTPTTLGKTATGSYAQSAKQPVPEGEHRRPVVQKPQKSKGKAAASSSAASDYQQYPWEGEDVYYIPPVPGASSGKRPASSLGTLGDREGSRGAKSTKSSSDREKLDDAISKISRVTTASHEFNQSRYEEEAEYSVPVVQDMVKNMQLPKSVKLKATMYFAERRNVGQRCAFVRFDDAERYDYIELIMEELRYGKPPQ, from the exons ATGACCGCAGCTAAACAAAAAATTGACTCCCATT CCTCTCCTACTAGCTGCACATCCTTTGAGTCTTCCAGGTCATCCATCGCTTCAAATAACTATCAACTGTGTATGGAGAACTACAATCAGCAT CAGATGAACGAGAAATTGCAGTGGACTTCTACCATGGACTTCAACTTCATCACCACCTATGTTGAGTGGAAACAAACGAAGAAATGGGACAATCACAAGACAAATGACCAGAATTATGATATGCTTGCCACATGTTTGCGGGAACAATTTGAGATGCAGGTCACCGGAGGCCAATGCCAATCAAGAATGTATAGGTTTAGGAAGAAGTGGAACGTGTTTGCCAATCTTCGTGGTTTGTCATCGAAAACGGAGACTGGGATTGGCTGGGATGAAGAGAATAACTGCTTTACGGCTTCCGACGAGCACTGGGCCCAAATGGAAGCG GTGAACAAAGAGTACAAAGATTTCAAATTGGCTGGAAGTTGCTTCCTATATGATCTGTATACTCCAACAACATTGGGAAAAACTGCAACAGGCAGCTATGCACAATCTGCAAAGCAACCTGTCCCCGAGGGCGAACACCGACGGCCAGTTGTTCAAAAGCCACAAAAGAGCAAAGGAAAGGCTGCAGCCTCAAGTTCAGCTGCCTCTGACTACCAACAGTACCCTTGGGAGGGAGAGGACGTATACTACATACCTCCGGTACCTGGAGCGTCATCTGGAAAGCGTCCTGCCTCAAGTCTTGGCACTCTCGGAGATCGTGAGGGATCTAGAGGTGCTAAATCAACAAAATCATCTAGTGATAGGGAAAAACTAGATGATGCAATCAGCAAAATCTCTCGCGTCACCACCGCTTCGCATGAGTTTAATCAAAGTCGGTATGAAGAGGAAGCAGAATACAGTGTACCGGTAGTTCAAGACATGGTGAAAAATATGCAACTTCCAAAATCGGTTAAGCTGAAAGCGACAATGTACTTTGCCGAAAGAAGAAATGTGGGACAAAGATGTGCATTCGTACGCTTTGATGACGCCGAGCGCTATGATTACATTGAACTCATTATGGAGGAGCTTCGCTATGGCAAGCCCCCACAGTGA
- the LOC140035175 gene encoding uncharacterized protein isoform X2, with amino-acid sequence MTAAKQKIDSHSSPTSCTSFESSRSSIASNNYQLCMENYNQHMNEKLQWTSTMDFNFITTYVEWKQTKKWDNHKTNDQNYDMLATCLREQFEMQVTGGQCQSRMYRFRKKWNVFANLRGLSSKTETGIGWDEENNCFTASDEHWAQMEAVNKEYKDFKLAGSCFLYDLYTPTTLGKTATGSYAQSAKQPVPEGEHRRPVVQKPQKSKGKAAASSSAASDYQQYPWEGEDVYYIPPVPGASSGKRPASSLGTLGDREGSRGAKSTKSSSDREKLDDAISKISRVTTASHEFNQSRYEEEAEYSVPVVQDMVKNMQLPKSVKLKATMYFAERRNVGQRCAFVRFDDAERYDYIELIMEELRYGKPPQ; translated from the exons ATGACCGCAGCTAAACAAAAAATTGACTCCCATT CCTCTCCTACTAGCTGCACATCCTTTGAGTCTTCCAGGTCATCCATCGCTTCAAATAACTATCAACTGTGTATGGAGAACTACAATCAGCAT ATGAACGAGAAATTGCAGTGGACTTCTACCATGGACTTCAACTTCATCACCACCTATGTTGAGTGGAAACAAACGAAGAAATGGGACAATCACAAGACAAATGACCAGAATTATGATATGCTTGCCACATGTTTGCGGGAACAATTTGAGATGCAGGTCACCGGAGGCCAATGCCAATCAAGAATGTATAGGTTTAGGAAGAAGTGGAACGTGTTTGCCAATCTTCGTGGTTTGTCATCGAAAACGGAGACTGGGATTGGCTGGGATGAAGAGAATAACTGCTTTACGGCTTCCGACGAGCACTGGGCCCAAATGGAAGCG GTGAACAAAGAGTACAAAGATTTCAAATTGGCTGGAAGTTGCTTCCTATATGATCTGTATACTCCAACAACATTGGGAAAAACTGCAACAGGCAGCTATGCACAATCTGCAAAGCAACCTGTCCCCGAGGGCGAACACCGACGGCCAGTTGTTCAAAAGCCACAAAAGAGCAAAGGAAAGGCTGCAGCCTCAAGTTCAGCTGCCTCTGACTACCAACAGTACCCTTGGGAGGGAGAGGACGTATACTACATACCTCCGGTACCTGGAGCGTCATCTGGAAAGCGTCCTGCCTCAAGTCTTGGCACTCTCGGAGATCGTGAGGGATCTAGAGGTGCTAAATCAACAAAATCATCTAGTGATAGGGAAAAACTAGATGATGCAATCAGCAAAATCTCTCGCGTCACCACCGCTTCGCATGAGTTTAATCAAAGTCGGTATGAAGAGGAAGCAGAATACAGTGTACCGGTAGTTCAAGACATGGTGAAAAATATGCAACTTCCAAAATCGGTTAAGCTGAAAGCGACAATGTACTTTGCCGAAAGAAGAAATGTGGGACAAAGATGTGCATTCGTACGCTTTGATGACGCCGAGCGCTATGATTACATTGAACTCATTATGGAGGAGCTTCGCTATGGCAAGCCCCCACAGTGA
- the LOC113726647 gene encoding ubiquinol oxidase, mitochondrial-like produces MSHLLTRLALRRLVAGGNCGRYLPSSLSVTPGAAGAAMAVVKPWDDVAVVRGQGLGALVGQWRRMVSSVPEHAAPPEKEKKESGEAAVMGEKNDEMMVSSYWGISKKRIVREDGSDWPWNCFMPWETYHSNVTIDLKKHHKPKNFIDKVAFRTVKILRIPTDIFFQRRYGCRAMMLETVAAVPGMVGGMLLHLRSLRKFEQSGGWIKALLEEAENERMHLMTMVELVKPKWYERLLVLAVQGVFFNAFFVLYVLSPKLAHRIVGYLEEEAIHSYTEFLKDINSGAIENVPAPVIAIDYWRLPKDATLKDVVTVIRADEAHHRDVNHFASDIHFQGKELREAPAPLGYR; encoded by the exons ATGAGCCACCTGTTGACTAGGTTAGCACTAAGGCGTTTGGTTGCTGGCGGTAACTGTGGCCGGTATCTGCCGTCGTCGCTGTCAGTGACTCCCGGAGCTGCAGGGGCGGCGATGGCGGTTGTGAAGCCGTGGGATGACGTTGCTGTGGTTAGGGGCCAAGGTTTGGGGGCTTTGGTTGGTCAGTGGAGGAGGATGGTGAGCTCGGTACCGGAGCATGCAGCCCCGCcagagaaggagaagaaagagagtgGTGAAGCTGCGGTGATGGGAGAAAAGAACGACGAAATGATGGTTTCAAGTTATTGGGGAATTTCTAAGAAAAGGATCGTCAGAGAAGATGGCTCTGATTGGCCTTGGAACTGCTTCATG CCTTGGGAAACATACCATTCCAACGTGACAATTGATCTGAAGAAGCATCACAagcccaaaaattttattgacaAAGTTGCTTTCAGGACTGTGAAGATTCTTAGGATTCCTACGGATATTTTTTTCCAG AGGAGGTATGGCTGTCGTGCAATGATGCTTGAAACTGTGGCTGCTGTTCCTGGTATGGTGGGAGGGATGCTGTTGCACCTGAGGTCTTTGCGCAAGTTTGAGCAAAGTGGCGGCTGGATCAAGGCATTACTTGAAGAAGCTGAGAATGAGAGGATGCACCTAATGACCATGGTCGAGCTTGTGAAACCCAAATGGTATGAAAGGCTGCTGGTTCTTGCTGTTCAGGGAGTCTTCTTCAATGCTTTTTTTGTGCTTTACGTTCTATCTCCCAAGCTGGCGCACAGAATTGTCGGGTATCTGGAAGAAGAGGCTATACATTCTTATACAGAATTTCTGAAGGATATTAATAGTGGGGCAATTGAGAATGTTCCAGCTCCTGTTATTGCAATTGACTACTGGAGACTGCCTAAGGATGCAACCCTGAAAGATGTTGTTACTGTTATCCGTGCAGATGAAGCCCACCATCGGGACGTTAACCATTTTGCTTCT GATATTCATTTCCAAGGGAAGGAGTTAAGAGAGGCACCGGCTCCGCTTGGTTACCGCTGA
- the LOC113726648 gene encoding copper-transporting ATPase PAA1, chloroplastic produces MESTLSVTTTMTFLSLTKTLNSSYSSTSPFISHLHRRFSPARPTQLLRLPLHRILPNNSLAKSNRFGSIYLPRSLGAVELHPARSCLECVSYSAASFASGSGGFGGNDGSNGGGGGGGDSSAEGGEVKPATVAAGADDISALASDVIVLDVGGMTCGGCAASVKRILESQPQVSSASVNLTTETAIIWPVSEAKDIQNWQTQLGEALAKHLTSCGFKSNLRDSRKENFFEIFEKKMNEKRNQLKESGRGLVVSWALCAVCLIGHLSHFIGAKVSWIHAFHSTGFHMSLSLFTLLGPGRKLITDGLKSLIKGAPNMNTLVGLGAISSFAVSSLAALIPKLGWKTFFEEPVMLIAFVLLGRNLEQRAKIKATSDMTGLLSLLPSKARLIVNGDLSVEVPCNSLSVGDQIIVLPGDRVPADGIVRAGRSTVDESSFTGEPLPVTKLPGAEVAAGSVNLNGTLTIEVRRPGGETSMGDIVRLVEEAQTREAPVQQLADKIAGHFTYGVMALSAATFVFWNLFGARVLPAALHQGSPVSLALQLSCSVLVVACPCALGLATPTAVLVGTSLGAKKGLLFRGGSVLERFSAVNTIVFDKTGTLTLGRPVVTKIMTQGHDKDTNTKQDSSLKWSEVDILRLAAGVETNTNHPVGKAIVHAAQAANCPVMKAGEGTYIEEPGSGAVAIVENRKVLVGALDWLKRHGVDESPLQELEETKNQSAVYVGIDDDLAGIIYVEDEIREDASHVVESLSKQGISTYLLSGDKKNAAEYVASVVGIPKDKVLYGVKPEQKKKFISGLQKEHIVAMVGDGINDAAALASAHVGVAIGGGVGAASEVSSVVLMHNRLSQLLDALELSRLTMKTVKQNLWWAFAYNIFGIPIAAGALLPVTGTMLTPSIAGALMGLSSIGVMTNSLLLRFKYSSREKEIGGPSVRIDMPLDADRVVDQDKKLKDPFVSTR; encoded by the exons ATGGAGTCAACATTATCAGTAACCACAACAATGACATTTTTATCCCTAACCAAAACCCTTAACTCCAGCTATTCGTCTACTTCTCCTTTCATTTCTCATCTCCACCGCCGTTTTTCCCCTGCTCGCCCAACTCAACTCCTACGTCTCCCCCTCCATCGCATTCTCCCCAATAATTCTCTCGCAAAATCAAACCGGTTTGGCTCTATCTATTTGCCGAGGAGCTTGGGTGCGGTGGAACTGCATCCTGCTAGGAGCTGCCTGGAGTGTGTGTCCTACTCCGCCGCCTCATTTGCTTCCGGTAGCGGAGGATTTGGGGGGAATGATGGGAGCAACGGCGGAGGCGGCGGCGGGGGAGATAGTTCCGCCGAAGGTGGGGAAGTCAAGCCGGCCACTGTTGCTGCTGGAGCTGATGACATCTCTGCTTTGGCTTCTGACGTCATAGTTCTTGATGTTGGG GGAATGACTTGTGGGGGATGTGCAGCCAGTGTTAAGAGAATATTAGAAAGTCAA CCCCAGGTTTCATCAGCTAGTGTCAATCTCACTACAGAGACGGCTATTATATGGCCTGTATCTGAAGCTAAAGATATACAGAACTGGCAAACACAATTGGGAGAGGCGCTTGCAAAGCATTTGACTAGTTGTGGTTTTAAATCCAATCTTCGAG ATTCCAGGAAGGAGAACTTCTttgagatttttgaaaaaaagatgAATGAAAAGCGCAATCAGTTGAAAGAAAGTG GTCGTGGGCTTGTTGTTTCTTGGGCTCTATGCGCAGTATGTCTTATTGGTCACCTTTCTCATTTTATTGGAGCTAAGGTTTCATGGATTCATGCATTCCATTCAACAGGATTCCATATGTCTTTATCACTATTTACATTGCTTGGTCCTGGTCGGAAACTTATAACTGATGGTCTCAAAAGTTTAATTAAAGGGGCTCCAAACATGAATACTTTAGTTGGTCTTGGGGCAATATCATCATTTGCAGTCAGCTCATTGGCAGCTCTTATACCAAAACTG GGTTGGAAAACATTCTTTGAGGAACCAGTTATGTTGATTGCATTTGTCTTGCTGGGAAGGAATCTTGAACAAAGAGCTAAGATCAAAGCAACCAGTGACATGACAGGCCTCCTAAGTCTTTTGCCATCTAAAGCTCGTCTTATTGTCAATGGTGATTTGAGTGTAGAAGTTCCATGTAACAGTCTTTCTGTGGGAGATCAGATTATTGTGCTACCTGGA GACCGTGTTCCTGCTGATGGGATTGTTAGAGCTGGTAGAAGCACGGTTGATGAGTCAAGTTTCACAGGGGAGCCTTTACCTGTTACAAAATTACCTGGG GCTGAAGTTGCTGCAGGAAGTGTTAATCTAAATGGAACACTCACCATTGAAGTGAGAAGACCTGGTGGTGAGACTTCCATGGGTGACATTGTTCGATTGGTAGAAGAAGCTCAGACTAGAGAAGCACCTGTGCAGCAGTTGGCTGACAAG ATTGCTGGGCACTTCACTTATGGGGTAATGGCACTTTCTGCTGCCACTTTTGTATTCTGGAACCTCTTTGGTGCACGGGTCCTGCCAGCTGCTCTTCATCAAGGAAGTCCAGTTTCACTGGCATTGCAGCTTTCTTGTAGTGTTCTG GTTGTTGCATGTCCCTGTGCACTTGGTTTAGCAACACCTACTGCTGTGCTG GTTGGAACCTCACTTGGCGCTAAAAAGGGCTTGCTTTTTCGTGGTGGAAGTgttttggaaagattttcagCTGTCAACACAATTGTGTTTGACAAAACAGGGACATTAACACTTGGCAGGCCTGTTGTGACAAAAATTATGACTCAGGGACATGACAAGGATACAAATACAAA ACAAGATTCATCTCTTAAATGGTCAGAAGTCGATATCCTGAGGTTAGCTGCTGGAGTTGAGACAAATACAAATCATCCTGTAGGAAAAGCAATTGTGCATGCTGCTCAGGCAGCTAACTGCCCGGTCATGAAG GCTGGAGAGGGAACATATATAGAGGAACCTGGATCTGGTGCAGTAGCAATTGTTGAGAATAGAAAGGTGTTGGTTGGTGCACTGGATTGGTTAAAAAG GCATGGAGTTGATGAAAGTCCACTTCAGGAACTTGAGGAGACTAAGAATCAGTCTGCTGTCTATGTGGGAATAGATGATGATCTTGCTGGCATTATTTATGTTGAGGATGAAATCAGAGAAGATGCTAGCCATGTTGTTGAATCATTGTCCAAACAAGGAATAAGCACTTATCTGTTATCGGGGGACAAGAAGAATGCTGCAGAGTATGTTGCATCTGTTGTTGGAATCCCTAAGGACAAA GTTTTATATGGAGTCAAACCAGAGCAGAAAAAGAAGTTTATAAGTGGACTTCAGAAGGAGCACATTGTGGCTATGGTTGGTGATGGAATTAATGATGCTGCTGCTTTGGCATCAGCACATGTAGGAGTTGCCATTGGTGGAGGTGTTGGAGCTGCTAGTGAGGTGTCTTCTGTTGTGCTGATGCACAACAGGTTGTCCCAG TTACTTGATGCTCTGGAACTAAGCAGGCTAACCATGAAAACTGTGAAGCAAAACCTTTGGTGGGCTTTTGCATACAATATT TTTGGAATTCCTATAGCCGCTGGAGCATTGTTGCCAGTTACCGGCACTATGCTTACTCCATCAATTGCTGGTGCCCTCATGGGCTTGAGCTCTATTGGGGTAATGACAAATTCACTGCTTTTGAGATTCAAGTATTCGTCAAGAGAGAAAGAAATCGGTGGACCATCAGTACGGATTGATATGCCTCTTGATGCTGATAGAGTGGTGGACCaagataaaaagttgaaagaccCTTTTGTATCCACTCGATAA